One Zootoca vivipara chromosome 9, rZooViv1.1, whole genome shotgun sequence DNA window includes the following coding sequences:
- the PLRG1 gene encoding pleiotropic regulator 1 produces MVEEVQKHSVHTLVFRSLKRTHDMFVADNAKPVSLDDRSHKVKMAVKLRTEYSSVLHMPVLKESAREKGVIDSYGHKQYLQNQGDDDEYLITGTHPYPPGPGVALTADTKIQRMPSESAAQSLAVALPPSQSKMESNRTASSVGDIYRHAGIPERSQPPGLTLAMMEAGGNKNSALMAKKAPTMPKPQWHPPWKLYRVISGHLGWVRCIAVEPGNQWFVTGSADRTIKIWDLASGKLKLSLTGHISTVRGVIVSGRSPYLFSCGEDKQVKCWDLEYNKVIRHYHGHLSAVYGLDLHPTIDVLVTCSRDSTARIWDVRTKASVHTLAGHTNAVATVKCQAAEPQIITGSHDTTIRLWDLVGGKTRVTLTNHKKSVRAVVLHPRQYTFASGSPDNIKQWKFPDGNFIQNLSGHSAIINTLAVNSDGVLVSGADNGTMHLWDWRTGYNFQRVHAAVQPGSLDSESGIFACAFDQSESRLLTAEADKTIKVYREDDTATEETHPVSWKPEIIKRKRF; encoded by the exons ATGGTGGAG GAAGTACAAAAGCACTCTGTGCATACCCTTGTTTTCCGATCTTTGAAAAGAACTCATGACATGTTTGTGGCTGACAATGCAAAACCAGTATCATTGGATGataggag CCACAAAGTAAAGATGGCCGTTAAACTTCGTACAGAGTACAGTTCTGTGCTTCACATGCCTGTATTGAAAGAAAGTGCTCGAGAGAAGGGTGTGATTGATTCCTATGGACATAAGCAGTATCTTCAAAATCAAG GCGATGATGATGAATATTTGATAACAGGGACACATCCATATCCCCCTGGACCTG GAGTGGCTTTGACTGCAGACACTAAAATTCAGAGGATGCCTAGTGAATCAGCAGCTCAGTCATTAGCTGTGGCGTTGCCACCTTCTCAGTCCAA AATGGAATCAAATCGAACTGCTTCTAGTGTTGGTGATATATACAGACATGCTGGAATTCCTGAGCGCTCACAGCCTCCAGGTTTGACTCTG GCTATGATGGAAGCTGGTGGGAACAAAAATTCTGCATTAATGGCAAAGAAGGCTCCGACAATGCCAAAACCACAATGGCATCCCCCATGGAAGCTGTACAGA GTTATCAGTGGACACTTAGGTTGGGTGAGATGTATTGCGGTAGAACCAGGAAATCAGTGGTTTGTTACTGGCTCTGCTGACCGAACTATAAAG ATCTGGGACCTTGCTAGTGGCAAACTGAAACTATCTTTGACGGGGCATATTAGTACAGTTCGGGGTGTAATAGTGAGTGGGCGGAGTCCATACCTTTTCTCTTGTGGAGAAGATAAACAGGTGAAATGCTGGGACCTTGAATATAATAAG GTTATAAGGCATTACCATGGCCACCTGAGTGCTGTGTATGGCTTGGATTTGCATCCAACAATAGACGTGCTTGTAACATGTAGCAGAGATTCAACGGCACGT ATTTGGGATGTGAGGACAAAAGCGAGCGTGCATACGTTGGCAGGACACACAAATGCTGTGGCGACAGTGAAGTGTCAAGCGGCAGAACCACAGATCATCACAG GAAGTCATGATACCACTATACGACTCTGGGACTTAGTGGGAGGAAAAACACGGGTCACTTTAACCAATCACAAGAAATCAGTAAGAGCAGTAGTACTGCACCCAAGACA GTACACGTTTGCATCTGGGTCTCCGGATAACATCAAACAGTGGAAATTCCCTGATGGAAACTTTATCCAGAATCTTTCTGGTCATAGTGCTATTATCAATACACTAGCTGTGAATTCAGATGGAGTTCTGGTTTCTGGAG CTGACAATGGTACGATGCATCTTTGGGACTGGAGAACTGGGTATAACTTCCAGAGAGTGCATGCGGCTGTACAGCCTGGATCATTGGACAGCGAATCTGGAATATTTGCGTGTGCATTTGATCAGTCTGAAAGCAGGCTGCTTACTGCTGAAGCTGATAAAACCATTAAAGTCTACAGAGAAGATGATACTGCG